One window of the Periophthalmus magnuspinnatus isolate fPerMag1 chromosome 6, fPerMag1.2.pri, whole genome shotgun sequence genome contains the following:
- the cib2 gene encoding calcium and integrin-binding family member 2, which produces MGNKQTIFTDEQLDAYQDCTFFTRKEILRLHGRYHELAPHLVPMDYTNDPECKIPLALIVNMPELKENPFRNRIVESFSEDGAGNLSFNEFVDMFSVLSETAPRELKAIYAFKIYDYNVDNYLCKEDLEKVLNKLTKEELTPEEVQLVCEKTIEEADLDGDSKLSYSDFENMISRAPDFLSTFHIRI; this is translated from the exons ATGGGGAACAAGCAAACCATATTCACTGATGAGCAGCTCGATGCCTACCAG gactGCACTTTCTTCACTCGCAAAGAAATCCTCAG GCTGCACGGCCGATACCATGAGCTGGCTCCACACTTGGTTCCAATGGATTACACCAATGACCCTGAGTGTAAAATCCCTTTGGCTTTGATAGTCAACATGCCGGAACTCAAG GAGAATCCATTCCGTAACAGGATTGTGGAGTCGTTCTCTGAAGATGGCGCTGGGAACCTGAGCTTTAATGAGTTCGTGGACATGTTCTCAGTGCTCAGCGAAACGGCTCCAAGGGAACTGAAGGCAATATACGCCTTCAAAATATATG ATTACAATGTGGATAACTACTTGTGCAAAGAAGATCTGGAGAAGGTCCTGAACAAGCTGACGAAGGAGGAGCTGACGCCAGAGGAGGTACAGCTGGTCTGTGAGAAGACCATCGAGGAGGCCGACCTGGACGGAGACAGCAAACTGTCCTACTCTGACTTTGAGAACATGATCTCCAGAGCCCCAGACTTCCTCAG CACTTTCCACATAAGAATCTAA
- the LOC117372452 gene encoding SH2 domain-containing protein 7, which yields MKSAEMTLESDQFISSAENSKRTRRLYRQQVPQTRHSSSHCLQNCLRFCFKKRRNMEQRGATVEPQPDPTTAGGLRELTTSWFIQTQAPRISHNGLLPKWFLGFISRKDAEDILKNKEVGCFLIRLSDKALGYILSYKGRDRCRHFVINESESGGFVVHGDNIRHATVSELVEYYKEKPIEPFGEYLTASCYMVQNEDLYDTIQVSPKERSVATVHAQKAKKKMSNRGSELQLAQPRGSDHSSQELPPLPRRSKHLENGTESQDNVCYAQVRRKKLKDREVKRDGPSRPQSLYSEVELLDSRSRSLPLLLNSSDEQNYRLSITPPRLERDTPSPEPSHRLDVCWPTPPSSDPGTREEDGGVYAEVLGPHRLQDDTYEQIPDSSNPYEPVGRLRAQHERKNEKWKRLFPEVKRKW from the exons ATGAAGTCTGCTGAAATGACACTAGAGTCAGATCAGTTCATCTCCAGCGCAG aaaatTCCAAGAGGACACGCAGATTATACAGGCAGCAGGTCCCTCAGACGAGACACAGCAGCTCACACTGTCTCCAGAACTGCTTACGCTTCTGTTTCAAG AAGCGAAGGAAcatggagcagagaggagccacagtggAGCCCCAGCCCGACCCCACCACTGCGGGCGGCCTGAGAGAGCTGACCACCTCCTGGTTCATACAGACCCAGGCCCCCCGCATCAGCCACAATGGACTGCTCCCAAAATGGTTCCTCGGCTTCATCTCCAGAAA aGATGCTGaagacattttgaaaaataaagaaGTGGGCTGCTTTCTGATCCGCCTCAGTGACAAAGCGCTCGGATACATACTCTCCTATAA AGGCAGGGACCGGTGTCGTCATTTTGTGATAAACGAGAGTGAATCGGGGGGGTTTGTTGTACATGGAGACAACATTCGGCACGCCACTGTATCTGAACTAGTGGAATACTATAAGGAAAAACCCATAGAGCCGTTCGGGGAATATCTGACTGCTTCCTGTTACATG GTTCAAAATGAAGACCTTTATGACACAATCCAGGTTAGCCCCAAAGAGCGGTCAGTGGCCACGGTCCATGctcaaaaagctaaaaaaaagatGAGTAACCGAGGATCAGAGCTCCAACTCGCTCAGCCCAGAGGAAGTGACCACTCATCACAG GAActacctcctcttcctcgaAGGAGCAAACATTTGGAAAATGGCACGGAGAGCCAGGATAATGTTTGCTACGCTCAGGTCAGACGTAAAAAGCTTAAAGATCGAGAAGTGAAGAGAGACGGTCCGTCCAGACCCCAGTCCCTGTACTCGGAGGTGGAGCTGCTGGACAGCCGCAGTCGATCTCTGCCTCTCCTGCTCAACAGCAGTGATGAACAGAACTACCGGCTCAGTATCACCCCCCCAAGGCTCGAAAGAGATACTCCCAGCCCCGAGCCCTCACACAGACTGGACGTGTGCTGGCCAACCCCTCCCAGCTCTGACCCTGGCACCAGAGAAGAAGACGGAGGGGTGTACGCCGAGGTCCTCGGGCCACACCGCCTACAGGACGACACATATGAACAGATACCAGACAGCAGCAACCCGTATGAGCCTGTGGGGCGCCTCAGGGCCCAGCATGAACGAAAA AATGAAAAGTGGAAGCGTCTCTTTCCTGAAGTCAAAAGAAAATGGTGA
- the tbc1d2b gene encoding TBC1 domain family member 2B translates to MHEEEDGGEPSPRGSLRIGSSKSLDVPEAEGGKEQASRLCGYLHKLSGKGPLRGYKPRWFVYDPRKCYMYYFKTPQDALPLGHIDISDACFSYDLDGEEGQFEVRTAGKEFLLKAPNRQVMHYWLQQLQQKRWEYSNTRGSGHRDSWSSPIMAHPPTGLVAKDNDGVIFEKLNDSMEKVRSDFAMEAEADSSVGDSPLSRGPSGSPANPLNTLRNFGTELRNSMSYLRAGRDSRRSVFYTANSSTVDEWELLDAPPKDVPMDVKHNEAHRHSFGSAFTFDFGRNSGRNKRPLLPGRLGRGSADISVECNGSRPVDLHLRLQSQQEELCRVQEEQAQLREELLTHKELVRLLQQTLRSSQCDWLRTAQTSAPSDPNAPHPDLTEPPAVTPEALSQLERLLQDRDTQIQSLCGHMERLALEKDSLQKELKGLKLKVGEMNEQLGMLMETIQAKDEVIMKLSQEQSSEGGHSEPGSPLSSREQSEVDILKDSLQGYKTQNKFLNKEILELTVLRRNAESRERALEAKYTSLEAKLCQVESKYLVLLQEMKTPVCGSSESPAREVISRLLEDALQGETTEHDQLLLKPNTVSEYDVFGFKTVPEEEEEEEKLVAKVRALELKSLSLTDQEVSVGVKWENYLAGTMNRNLTRSPELKSLVRCGVPHEHRSKLWQWSVSFHVKKLRDHIAPDYYETLLNVAKEKPNPASKQIELDLLRTLPNNKHYSSPSAPGIQKLRNVLTAFSWRNPDIGYCQGLNRLAAIALLYLDQEDAFWTLIAIVEVFMPRDYYTKTLLGSQVDQRVFKDLMSEKLPRLHAHFEQHKVDFSLITFNWFLVVFVDSVVSDILFKIWDAFLYEGPKIIFRFALALFKYKEEEFLKLQDSTAIFKYLRYFTRTILDSRKLMNMAFVDMNPFPMRQIQSRRAFHLEKVRLELNELEAIRQTFLRERESSQDGRSFVSDDDEDN, encoded by the exons ATGCACGAAGAGGAGGACGGCGGCGAGCCGAGTCCGCGCGGCTCACTGCGGATCGGCTCCTCCAAGTCCCTGGACGTGCCCGAGGCGGAGGGCGGGAAGGAGCAGGCCTCCAGACTCTGCGGATACCTCCACAAACTGTCCGGGAAAGGGCCTCTGAGGGGCTACAAGCCGCGCTGGTTCGTCTATGACCCCAGAAAGTGTTACATGTATTACTTTAAGACTCCGCAGGACGCGCTGCCCCTCGGACACATCGACATCAGCGACGCGTGCTTCAGCTACGACCTGGACGGAGAAGAGGGCCAGTTTGAGGTCCGGACCGCGGGGAAAGAGTTTCTGCTCAAG GCTCCAAACAGGCAGGTGATGCATTACTGGCtccagcagctgcagcagaagCGTTGGGAATACAGCAACACACGAGGTTCCGGACACAGAGACAGCTGGAGCTCCCCCATCATGGCCCACCCCCCCACAGGTCTGGTGGCCAAAGACAACG ATGGTGTGATCTTTGAGAAGCTGAACGACAGCATGGAGAAGGTGCGCAGTGACTTTGCCATGGAGGCTGAGGCCGACAGCTCAGTGGGGGACAGTCCCTTGTCCAGGGGTCCCTCAGGGTCACCCGCCAACCCACTCAACACACTCAGAAACTTTGGCACTGAGCTTCG AAACTCCATGTCATATCTTCGGGCCGGGCGCGACAGCCGGAGGAGTGTGTTCTACACGGCCAACAGCAGCACAGTGGATGAATGGGAGCTTCTGGACGCTCCTCCCAAAGACGTGCCCATGGACGTCAAACACAATGAGGCCCACAGAC ATTCCTTCGGCTCGGCGTTCACTTTTGACTTTGGGCGCAACTCTGGTCGAAATAAGAGGCCACTGTTGCCGGGGCGACTGGGGCGGGGCAGTGCGGACATATCTGTGGAGTGTAACGGCAGCAGACCTGTAGACCTGCACCTGCGACTCCAGAGCCAGCAGGAGGAGCTGTGCCGAGTACAAGAGGAGCAGGCGCAGCTCAGAGAGGAGCTGCTTACTCACAAG gAGCTGGTTAGACTTCTGCAGCAGACCCTCAGATCGTCTCAGTGTGACTGGCTCCGCACAGCTCAGACCTCAGCTCCTTCAGACCCAAACGCACCGCACCCTGACCTGACCGAGCCTCCTGCTGTGACCCCAGAGGCCCTGTCCCAGCTAGAACGCCTCCTgcaggacagagacacacagatcCAGTCTCTGTGTGGACACATGGAGAGGTTAGCTTTGGAGAAGGACAGTCTACAAAAGGAGCTGAAGGGGCTGAAGCTCAAAGTGGGAGAGATGAACGAACAGCTAGGGATGCTTATGGAGACCATCCAGGCCAAGGACGAGGTCATCATGAAACTGTCCCAGGAACAGAGCTCGGAGGGCGGACACAGCGAGCCCGGCTCCCCCCTCTCCAGCAGAGAGCAGAGCGAAGTGGATATACTCAAG GACAGCCTTCAGGGatacaaaactcaaaacaagTTTCTGAACAAAGAGATTCTGGAGCTGACAGTGTTACGTCGAAACGCAGAGAGCAGAGAACGGGCTTTGGAGGCAAAG TACACATCTCTGGAGGCCAAGCTGTGCCAAGTGGAGAGTAAGTACCTGGTGCTGCTGCAGGAGATGAAGACGCCTGTGTGCGGCTCCTCAGAGAGTCCAGCTCGAGAGGTCATCTCTAGACTGCTGGAGGACGCTCTACAGGGAGAGACCACAGAGCACGACCAGCTCCTGCTCAAGCCAAACACTGTCAG tgaatATGACGTGTTTGGCTTCAAGACggtcccagaggaggaggaagaggaggagaagttgGTGGCGAAGGTGCGAGCGTTGGAGCTGAAGTCCTTGTCGTTGACTGATCAGGAGGTGTCTGTGGGGGTGAAATGGGAGAATTATTTGGCAGGAACCATGAATCGGAACCTGACCCGCTCACCAGAACTAAAGAGCCTGGTCCGCTGCGGAGTCCCTCATGAACACCGCTCCAAACTGTGGCAGTGGTCCGTGTCCTTCCACGTCAAGAAGCTACGGGACCACATCGCCCCTGATTATTACGAAACCTTACTGAATGTGGCCAAAGAGAAACCGAATCCGGCTTCTAAACAGATCGAGTTGGACTTACTGCGAACTTTACCCAACAACAAGCACTATTCCTCTCCCAGTGCACCAGGAATACAGAAACTCCGAAATGTCCTCACGGCGTTCTCCTGGAGGAACCCGGACATAGGATACTGCCAGGGACTTAACCG ATTGGCGGCCATCGCTCTGCTCTATCTGGACCAAGAGGACGCCTTCTGGACACTCATCGCCATCGTCGAAGTTTTCATGCCGAGGGATTACTACACCAAAACTCTGCTTGGCTCACAG GTGGACCAGCGTGTCTTTAAGGACCTGATGAGTGAGAAACTGCCCAGACTCCACGCTCACTTTGAGCAGCACAAGGTAGACTTCTCCCTCATCACCTTCAACTGGTTCCTGGTGGTGTTTGTGGACAGTGTCGTGAGCGATATCCTCTTCAAGATTTGGGACGCCTTCTTGTACGAGGGCCCGAAG atcATATTCCGTTTCGCCCTCGCTCTGTTTAAATACAAAGAGGAAGAGTTTCTGAAGCTGCAGGATTCCACCGCCATCTTCAAGTATCTCAGATATTTCACCCGCACCATCCTCGACTCAAG GAAGCTGATGAACATGGCGTTTGTGGATATGAACCCTTTTCCAATGAGGCAGATTCAGAGCCGCCGAGCGTTCCATCTGGAGAAGGTCCGATTGGAGCTGAATGAGCTGGAGGCCATCAGACAAACCTtcctcagagagagagagagcagccagGATGGGCGGAGCTTCGTCAGCGATGATGATGAGGACAACTGA